One genomic segment of Catalinimonas alkaloidigena includes these proteins:
- a CDS encoding RNA polymerase sigma factor, protein MPDLSHTNLGDLNQWTDEALWEEFKNGNHQAFHCIYKQYSSQLYNYGRQICKQHDQVKDAMQDLFVSLWQNKESLGKTTAIKFYLFTALRRRIIENEEKYTKAAIRQYRYQEASTVKLVTPFDHDLIQQESIQLQKQCLERALESLSPQQKEVTFLLYYHNMKYKAIAGLMGITTRSVYTLAWKAAKTLKKKVKQLKPLLLTIFLTLYVVV, encoded by the coding sequence ATGCCTGACCTATCCCACACAAACCTTGGCGACCTGAATCAGTGGACTGATGAAGCCTTGTGGGAGGAGTTTAAAAACGGTAATCATCAGGCCTTTCACTGTATTTATAAACAGTATTCATCTCAGCTTTATAACTACGGCAGACAGATCTGCAAACAGCACGACCAGGTAAAAGACGCCATGCAGGATCTTTTTGTATCCTTATGGCAAAATAAGGAAAGCCTGGGAAAGACCACAGCCATTAAGTTTTACCTCTTCACTGCTTTGAGGCGAAGAATTATTGAAAATGAAGAGAAGTATACCAAAGCGGCAATAAGACAGTACAGATATCAGGAAGCAAGTACAGTAAAGTTGGTTACCCCTTTTGATCATGATCTTATTCAGCAGGAAAGTATTCAGTTACAGAAACAGTGTCTGGAAAGAGCATTAGAAAGTCTCTCTCCTCAACAAAAGGAGGTGACCTTTTTACTTTATTATCATAACATGAAGTACAAAGCGATTGCCGGACTCATGGGCATTACTACCCGTTCAGTATATACACTGGCCTGGAAGGCTGCAAAGACGCTAAAAAAGAAAGTTAAGCAGTTGAAGCCGCTGCTGCTGACGATATTTCTTACCCTTTATGTAGTCGTTTAA
- a CDS encoding peroxiredoxin: MEDKETPMQMPRIGDLAPDFEAVTTKGKIRFSEFAHDRWVVMFSHPADFTPVCTTEMSGFARRKDEFEALNTELLGLSIDSVHAHLGWVNNVRQNTGVYFDFPIIADLDMKVSKHYGMLQPNESETAAVRAVFFIDPSKKVRLIMYYPLNVGRNMDEILRALEALQTSDKYSVAMPLDWKKGDKVIVPPPKTLEEMDARLADESIEKVDFYLAKKAI, from the coding sequence ATGGAAGATAAAGAAACACCTATGCAGATGCCCAGAATCGGAGATCTCGCTCCCGATTTTGAAGCTGTTACTACCAAAGGCAAAATCCGCTTTTCAGAATTTGCCCATGATAGGTGGGTAGTTATGTTTTCTCACCCCGCCGATTTTACACCTGTATGTACTACCGAGATGAGTGGTTTTGCCAGGAGAAAAGATGAATTTGAAGCGTTAAATACCGAATTGCTTGGCCTGAGCATTGACAGTGTACATGCTCATCTGGGTTGGGTAAATAATGTAAGACAAAATACTGGCGTCTACTTTGATTTTCCCATTATCGCCGATCTGGACATGAAGGTTTCGAAACATTATGGTATGCTACAGCCCAACGAAAGCGAAACCGCTGCGGTACGGGCCGTATTCTTCATTGATCCCAGCAAGAAAGTCAGGTTGATCATGTACTATCCCCTCAATGTTGGCCGAAATATGGATGAGATACTGAGAGCTCTGGAAGCACTACAGACTTCAGATAAGTACTCGGTAGCCATGCCCCTGGACTGGAAAAAAGGAGATAAAGTAATTGTGCCTCCGCCCAAAACCTTGGAAGAAATGGATGCGAGGCTGGCTGATGAAAGTATAGAGAAAGTAGATTTTTATCTGGCGAAAAAGGCCATTTAA
- a CDS encoding RagB/SusD family nutrient uptake outer membrane protein — MNHYIKHNIAKALIGSFMLLLLSCNELDLNPLDQISGPTFWNSQADAEMALAGVYSTLNNPSFTFPMVYYSVLGGDSEQSGISGTGPINNLAAGEVEANSGGLVSDIYANCYVGIAACNNFLANIERTDIKETTLNQYKGEVLFLRAFFYFRLTEFYGGVPLYTAPITLEEAKVQQSTKEAVVTQILSDLDEAIAYLPSEIYNGHAVKASALALKSRVLLHQGAWQEAAAVAREVMTDGRFMLYEDFKNLFLHYGQDNNPEILFSTRFLNPDNFNQQDIQLQWWGILNPRQELVDAYECTDGLPINASPLYDPDDWKANRDPRMLLTLKAFEDPAVLSSGEVVEYDYNNPSSTGYEPAKFVDVEELPVDYSTRSEHDWILIRYAEVLLNYAEAQNEAVGPDPSVYAAVNEVRARPGIDMPPLPSGLSQDEMRTRIRNERRVELALEGLRYSDIKRWKTAETYIPTLLRPNGAYREFDPSKHYLFPFPQSEMDINNNLKQNPGY, encoded by the coding sequence ATGAACCACTATATAAAACATAACATCGCTAAAGCCCTGATCGGAAGTTTTATGTTGTTATTGCTTTCCTGCAATGAGCTAGACCTAAACCCTCTGGATCAGATTTCAGGACCTACTTTTTGGAACTCTCAGGCCGACGCTGAAATGGCACTGGCAGGTGTTTACTCAACCTTGAATAATCCTTCCTTTACTTTTCCGATGGTTTATTATTCTGTATTGGGAGGGGATTCTGAGCAAAGCGGTATATCGGGTACCGGCCCAATCAATAACCTTGCTGCCGGTGAGGTTGAAGCCAACTCGGGAGGTCTCGTCAGTGATATCTATGCCAATTGCTACGTAGGAATTGCTGCCTGTAATAATTTTCTGGCGAATATTGAGAGGACAGACATAAAAGAAACTACTTTGAACCAATACAAAGGTGAAGTACTCTTTTTGAGAGCTTTTTTTTACTTTAGGCTTACTGAGTTCTACGGGGGAGTACCCCTTTATACCGCACCCATTACCCTGGAAGAAGCCAAGGTACAGCAAAGCACAAAAGAAGCGGTGGTGACACAAATACTTAGCGATTTGGACGAAGCCATTGCTTACCTTCCCAGTGAAATCTATAATGGACATGCTGTAAAAGCTTCGGCTTTAGCACTTAAGTCCAGAGTGCTGCTTCATCAGGGAGCCTGGCAAGAAGCAGCTGCAGTAGCCAGGGAGGTGATGACGGACGGCAGATTCATGCTGTATGAAGATTTTAAAAACTTGTTTTTACACTATGGGCAGGATAATAATCCTGAAATTTTATTTTCAACCAGGTTTTTAAACCCTGATAATTTTAACCAGCAGGATATCCAGCTACAGTGGTGGGGGATACTGAATCCTCGTCAGGAGTTAGTCGATGCGTACGAATGCACTGATGGGCTTCCTATCAATGCATCACCTCTTTATGATCCTGACGACTGGAAGGCGAACAGAGATCCGAGAATGCTTCTTACACTAAAGGCTTTTGAAGACCCAGCAGTTCTTTCTTCAGGAGAAGTAGTTGAATACGATTATAACAATCCATCATCCACAGGATATGAGCCTGCTAAATTCGTAGATGTTGAAGAGTTGCCGGTGGACTATTCCACCAGAAGTGAACACGACTGGATCTTGATACGTTATGCTGAAGTTCTATTAAATTATGCCGAAGCCCAGAATGAAGCAGTAGGTCCCGATCCATCGGTATATGCAGCAGTAAACGAAGTGCGAGCCAGGCCCGGTATTGATATGCCACCATTACCGTCAGGACTGTCACAGGACGAAATGAGGACACGTATCAGGAATGAAAGAAGAGTAGAACTGGCACTAGAAGGGTTGAGATATAGCGACATTAAACGTTGGAAAACTGCAGAGACCTATATTCCTACCCTGTTAAGGCCTAATGGTGCTTACCGGGAGTTTGATCCCTCTAAGCATTATCTGTTTCCCTTTCCTCAGAGTGAGATGGATATCAACAATAATCTGAAGCAAAATCCGGGATATTGA
- a CDS encoding rhodanese-like domain-containing protein: protein MIKNYLLLLICYLVSSSIHAQEVESTAYDVMLSTLLGHSVPEVSVAEMKSNEVILLDAREKEEYNVSRIKGAHWVGYDDFSLERVEEFSKNQELVVYCSVGYRSDKSN from the coding sequence ATGATAAAAAATTATTTACTGCTGCTTATCTGTTATTTAGTCAGTTCTTCAATACATGCCCAGGAGGTAGAGAGTACAGCTTATGATGTAATGCTCTCTACTTTGTTGGGGCATTCAGTACCTGAAGTATCGGTAGCGGAAATGAAAAGTAATGAAGTTATTCTGCTGGATGCAAGGGAGAAAGAAGAGTATAATGTGAGCAGAATCAAGGGGGCTCATTGGGTAGGCTATGATGATTTTTCATTAGAGCGTGTGGAAGAGTTCTCAAAAAATCAGGAGCTCGTAGTATACTGTAGTGTCGGTTACCGAAGTGATAAAAGTAACTGA
- a CDS encoding rhodanese-like domain-containing protein: protein MKYSNISPEAFNELRKKEGYVVLDVRTPGEVAEEAISGHIAINLFDPAFRSKVENLDKSKHYLVYCRSGNRSANACALMADMGFENLYNLAGGIGAWRSVKVA, encoded by the coding sequence ATGAAATATAGTAACATAAGTCCTGAAGCGTTCAATGAGCTTAGAAAGAAAGAAGGATATGTAGTGCTAGATGTACGCACTCCGGGAGAAGTTGCCGAAGAAGCAATTTCGGGCCATATAGCCATCAATCTTTTTGATCCTGCATTCAGAAGTAAAGTTGAGAACTTAGATAAGTCAAAGCACTACCTGGTATACTGCAGAAGTGGGAATCGCAGTGCGAATGCATGTGCATTGATGGCTGATATGGGTTTTGAAAACCTTTATAACCTGGCTGGAGGAATAGGTGCCTGGAGAAGTGTCAAGGTAGCCTGA
- a CDS encoding SusC/RagA family TonB-linked outer membrane protein — MSKLLLQPARLLLWCLLGSMVMPLQAQQLASLGLVADPVKQKRKEQKLLIHFLEELGESHKVNFFFDEEHVNEQLIQETAIGEEKLEVVLQKVLSPLGLKSTRLDESNYMIEKKAARQNVDNVPNIRPTLKQGSSIYPKLTTVHRIAMDNRRQVLVITGKVTSQEGNEPLPGVNVLVKGTTQGTITDIGGNYSLEAPEEGTLVFSSVGYLSWEEAIDNRSVINITLQEDISQLEEIVVVGYGEQKKVNLTGSVAAVEGDELVQRPVSNPTNLLQGRVSGVQITQPFAKPGDERNSIRIRGTGTFSSAGSDPLVLINGVAGDMSNLNPDDIESISVLKDAASSAIYGARAANGVILVTTKEGKNRPLSISYHGNVQAHQATRLPELLTNSADYMELWNEARIRGGAAPHFSQATIDAFRNNPNDPVNYPNFDWIDHSFRTGLAQNHHLSLNGGNDKTAFNLSVGYFDQDGITSIYDFKKYSSLFSINSQVTDWLKLGGQIQFVKKDITKSAWDNDVDYQILAIYGAGPNYTPTMTLPDGSTGYVARYSPSIAEWTVRNPDAQDASGSIIQDDYNIMPQFFADIQLHDNLTWKTKVAFSLTDGFYKGHEHPVDNYFFEDGSYAHNNATWRLGVRETASQSTLTTLYSTLNYEKDFKGGHYLNALAGYNQESFFSRSLNGSRQLFPTNELKELDAGSPEGQSTGGSAYEWAISSFFGRLAYNYNDKYLIEANARYDGTSRISPDNRWGFFPSVSGAWRISEEAFAQGVSWLDNLKLRASWGKLGNQNVGIYPYQEVLSTTAYPFGSSTSAGVRQTRLVDQDLKWETTTMTDIGLDLVVNGGVFNATIDWYDKVTDDILYNIPVPASVGLAAPTVNFGKMSNTGIELALGHGQQLGDFGYNISVNASRNRNEVDRILAPAYGERTIQEGLPWNSHYLVEWVGIFQNQAEIDEGPEHPFNPKPGDLKYKDQNGDNRIDADDRVVVDGAYPDFIYGGSMNLSWKNLSLTAFFQGVEGQKVNNRVLSWGLGNYMQGSPPPVEFVENRWTSENSTNSYPAMFANGYGPVTGTASTYWLQDASYFRLKNLLIEYHLPVRLTENIGLKDLRVYASGDNLFTITDYPGADPEAFDNNWFTAYPQVRILTLGVRVKL, encoded by the coding sequence ATGTCAAAACTACTACTACAACCTGCCAGATTATTACTATGGTGCCTGTTGGGCAGCATGGTAATGCCGCTGCAGGCTCAGCAGCTGGCTTCACTGGGCTTGGTTGCCGATCCGGTAAAGCAAAAGCGGAAAGAACAAAAATTATTGATCCATTTCCTGGAAGAACTCGGAGAGTCCCACAAGGTAAATTTCTTTTTTGATGAGGAACATGTAAATGAACAGCTGATACAAGAAACGGCAATCGGAGAAGAAAAGCTGGAAGTCGTATTGCAAAAAGTACTATCTCCATTAGGCTTAAAGTCTACCAGACTGGATGAGTCTAATTATATGATAGAAAAGAAAGCCGCCCGGCAGAATGTGGACAATGTTCCGAACATCAGACCGACGCTAAAGCAGGGTAGCAGTATTTATCCGAAACTTACAACGGTTCATCGAATAGCCATGGATAATCGCAGACAGGTATTGGTAATTACAGGGAAAGTTACTTCTCAGGAAGGAAATGAGCCCCTGCCGGGAGTGAACGTACTGGTAAAAGGTACTACGCAAGGCACGATTACTGATATTGGAGGTAATTACAGCCTGGAAGCCCCGGAAGAAGGTACACTGGTATTCAGTTCAGTAGGATATCTTAGCTGGGAAGAAGCTATTGACAACCGTTCTGTCATCAATATCACATTGCAGGAGGACATAAGCCAGCTGGAGGAAATTGTTGTGGTAGGGTATGGAGAACAGAAGAAAGTAAACTTGACAGGATCAGTAGCTGCTGTCGAGGGTGATGAGCTTGTTCAACGGCCAGTATCCAACCCAACCAACTTACTGCAAGGGAGGGTTTCAGGTGTTCAGATTACGCAGCCTTTTGCAAAACCGGGGGATGAACGAAACTCAATTCGTATCCGGGGAACCGGAACCTTTAGTAGTGCCGGGAGTGATCCCCTGGTGCTCATTAATGGCGTGGCTGGCGATATGTCTAATTTAAACCCCGATGATATTGAGTCTATTTCAGTGTTGAAAGATGCTGCCTCAAGTGCAATTTACGGTGCCCGCGCCGCAAATGGGGTTATTCTCGTGACTACCAAAGAAGGGAAAAACAGGCCGCTTTCCATATCTTACCACGGAAATGTTCAGGCCCATCAGGCTACCCGCCTACCGGAATTACTGACTAATTCTGCTGATTATATGGAATTATGGAATGAAGCCAGAATTAGAGGTGGAGCTGCTCCGCACTTTTCTCAAGCTACAATTGACGCGTTCAGAAACAATCCTAATGACCCTGTAAATTATCCGAATTTTGACTGGATAGACCATAGTTTCAGAACCGGGCTTGCCCAAAATCATCACTTGAGTTTGAATGGAGGAAACGATAAAACGGCTTTCAATTTATCAGTAGGGTATTTTGACCAGGATGGGATTACCAGCATCTATGATTTTAAAAAATATAGCTCTCTTTTCTCCATTAACTCCCAGGTAACCGACTGGCTCAAACTGGGCGGCCAGATTCAGTTTGTGAAGAAAGACATTACCAAAAGTGCCTGGGACAATGATGTGGATTATCAAATTCTGGCTATCTATGGTGCAGGCCCCAACTATACACCGACCATGACATTGCCGGATGGGTCTACCGGATACGTAGCAAGGTACAGCCCGAGCATTGCGGAATGGACCGTAAGAAATCCTGATGCCCAGGATGCGAGCGGGTCAATCATACAAGACGACTATAATATAATGCCACAGTTCTTTGCGGATATTCAACTCCATGATAATCTAACCTGGAAGACTAAGGTTGCATTTTCTCTGACGGACGGTTTTTACAAGGGGCATGAGCACCCGGTAGACAACTATTTTTTTGAGGATGGCTCTTATGCCCATAATAATGCTACCTGGCGCCTTGGGGTTAGGGAAACAGCTTCTCAAAGTACGCTTACAACACTTTATTCTACGCTCAATTACGAAAAAGATTTCAAAGGGGGACATTATTTAAATGCTTTGGCTGGGTATAACCAGGAGTCATTTTTCTCCCGTTCGTTGAATGGGTCCAGACAATTGTTTCCCACCAACGAGCTCAAAGAACTTGATGCAGGTTCACCTGAAGGACAAAGCACTGGTGGTTCTGCTTATGAATGGGCCATCAGTTCTTTTTTTGGTCGTCTCGCATATAATTACAATGACAAGTATCTCATAGAAGCAAATGCCCGATACGATGGAACCTCAAGAATATCACCAGACAACCGATGGGGTTTTTTCCCATCCGTATCAGGTGCCTGGAGGATCTCTGAAGAAGCTTTTGCACAAGGGGTAAGCTGGCTGGACAATCTCAAATTAAGGGCCTCATGGGGTAAGCTGGGAAATCAAAATGTAGGGATCTATCCTTACCAGGAGGTCTTGTCTACAACTGCCTATCCATTTGGAAGCTCAACTTCAGCAGGGGTGAGACAAACACGTTTGGTCGACCAAGACTTAAAATGGGAAACCACTACGATGACGGATATTGGCTTAGACCTGGTCGTAAATGGGGGGGTATTTAATGCCACTATTGACTGGTACGATAAGGTTACCGATGATATTCTTTATAACATTCCTGTTCCTGCCAGCGTAGGCCTGGCTGCTCCCACAGTAAATTTTGGTAAAATGAGCAATACGGGTATTGAGCTTGCTTTGGGACATGGTCAACAACTAGGAGATTTTGGTTACAATATCTCTGTTAATGCATCCCGCAACAGAAATGAGGTAGACAGAATATTGGCTCCTGCCTATGGAGAAAGAACGATACAAGAGGGGCTTCCCTGGAATTCTCATTATCTGGTTGAGTGGGTCGGGATTTTTCAAAACCAGGCTGAAATAGATGAAGGGCCTGAGCATCCATTTAACCCCAAACCAGGTGACCTGAAATATAAAGACCAGAACGGTGACAACAGAATTGATGCGGATGATCGGGTTGTCGTTGATGGAGCATATCCTGATTTTATTTATGGTGGTAGCATGAACTTAAGCTGGAAGAATTTGAGCCTGACAGCTTTTTTCCAGGGAGTTGAAGGGCAGAAAGTCAATAATCGTGTCTTATCGTGGGGTTTAGGAAACTATATGCAGGGTTCACCCCCTCCGGTCGAATTTGTAGAAAATAGGTGGACTTCTGAAAATTCTACCAACAGCTACCCCGCTATGTTTGCCAATGGATACGGTCCGGTAACGGGGACGGCCAGTACCTATTGGCTGCAGGATGCTTCTTATTTTCGTTTGAAAAATTTGCTGATCGAGTACCATCTCCCTGTAAGGCTTACCGAAAATATTGGCCTTAAAGACTTAAGGGTATATGCGTCAGGTGATAACCTGTTTACAATCACGGATTATCCCGGAGCAGACCCTGAAGCTTTCGACAATAACTGGTTTACAGCTTACCCGCAAGTAAGGATTCTGACCTTAGGCGTAAGAGTTAAACTTTAA
- a CDS encoding alpha-L-fucosidase, producing the protein MNKMLLYLILLLIHHTALGQEASKVPLPSPAQLAWQDAELVAVFHYDLHVFDGKIYNQSQNRINPIADHNIFKPEALDTDQWIRAVKDMGAKIAILTATHETGFALYQSDVNPYSLKAVNWKGGKGDIVRDFVSSCRKYGIKPGIYIGIRWNAFYGIHDFKVQGEGEFSKNRQEHYNRICEGMVEELCSRYGDLAIVWFDGGAHGPEQGGPDVLSIFEKYQPNGLFYHNLQRADIRWGGSETGTVPYPCWGTYNAPSWFARRGDDIGFKPLKYGFPDGQYYMPAMSDAPLRGYDGGHEWFWEPDDEKHIYPLENLMEMYYKSVGRNSTLILGLTPDPRGLLPEADVKRLQEWGEEIDRRFSQPIARTSGKGKQLILSLEQPQSINHLIIEEDIAQGERVRKFVVEGKDDDKWLTLYEGSSIGHKHIARFATQKVSEVKLSVEEAVMEPVIQNLAVTYIE; encoded by the coding sequence ATGAATAAAATGCTGTTGTACCTAATACTTCTCCTCATTCACCATACAGCTCTGGGGCAGGAAGCTTCAAAAGTACCACTGCCCAGCCCTGCTCAGTTAGCATGGCAAGATGCCGAGCTGGTGGCGGTATTTCACTACGATCTTCATGTGTTTGACGGCAAAATCTATAATCAGTCACAGAATAGAATCAATCCCATCGCTGATCATAACATCTTCAAGCCTGAAGCATTAGACACTGATCAGTGGATACGAGCGGTCAAAGATATGGGGGCTAAGATCGCCATCCTGACCGCGACCCATGAGACAGGCTTCGCGCTGTACCAAAGCGATGTGAATCCCTACAGCCTCAAAGCGGTAAATTGGAAAGGAGGAAAGGGAGATATCGTCAGAGACTTTGTCAGCTCTTGCCGGAAATACGGCATCAAACCCGGTATCTATATCGGGATACGCTGGAATGCTTTTTATGGCATTCACGACTTCAAAGTTCAGGGTGAAGGAGAATTCTCCAAAAACCGGCAGGAGCATTACAACCGAATCTGTGAAGGCATGGTAGAAGAGCTTTGCTCCCGCTATGGAGATTTGGCCATTGTCTGGTTTGATGGTGGTGCCCACGGTCCTGAACAGGGTGGTCCCGATGTGCTATCCATCTTTGAGAAGTATCAACCTAACGGTTTGTTTTATCACAATTTGCAACGAGCTGATATACGCTGGGGGGGCAGCGAGACAGGCACGGTACCCTATCCCTGCTGGGGTACCTACAACGCCCCTTCATGGTTTGCCAGGCGGGGCGACGATATTGGGTTTAAGCCGCTGAAGTACGGCTTTCCCGATGGGCAGTACTATATGCCTGCCATGAGCGATGCGCCACTTCGTGGTTACGATGGTGGCCATGAGTGGTTTTGGGAACCTGACGATGAAAAGCATATCTATCCGTTGGAAAACCTCATGGAAATGTATTACAAGTCAGTGGGAAGAAATTCTACCTTAATCTTGGGGCTAACACCTGATCCCCGGGGCCTACTTCCTGAGGCTGACGTGAAACGATTGCAGGAGTGGGGCGAAGAAATTGACAGAAGGTTCTCTCAACCGATTGCCCGAACCTCGGGTAAAGGAAAGCAGCTTATTCTGTCATTAGAACAGCCTCAGTCCATCAATCATCTGATCATAGAAGAGGATATCGCCCAGGGCGAAAGAGTACGAAAGTTTGTGGTAGAAGGTAAAGATGATGACAAATGGCTTACCCTATATGAAGGCAGCAGCATCGGCCACAAGCATATTGCCAGGTTTGCTACCCAAAAAGTTTCAGAAGTAAAGTTAAGCGTAGAAGAAGCAGTGATGGAGCCGGTCATTCAAAACTTAGCTGTCACTTATATTGAGTAA
- a CDS encoding FecR family protein, whose product MQDYTSYTAQEFALDKYFQQWVVAQDEDARYFWESWLAKHPEKQTAVMEAKAFIQAMPFEQYSLSPEEERGIWVHINSRISVAEEAPTASRSWYLHRLYRYAAFLLFPLMAGLLYFVSLSAHETLSTSYGEKRMISLPDGSLVTLNANSTLKFHNNWESQSVREVWLRGEAFFEVQKVNHPQQAKPDTRVKFVVHTPQVEVEVLGTEFNVKQRRQSTEVVLNSGKILLKREQKTIALLPGELARVSDTSAFLSKELVNVEVYDAWKSNQFVFDNSSLQEVAQMLRDTYGYEVEISPDVQDRKISSTAPVFTKYIPAFLDMLEKLYGVSIIQGQNVILIEKDAAP is encoded by the coding sequence ATGCAGGACTATACCTCCTATACTGCCCAAGAGTTTGCGCTGGATAAATACTTCCAGCAGTGGGTAGTTGCTCAGGATGAAGATGCCCGGTATTTCTGGGAAAGCTGGCTGGCCAAACACCCGGAAAAGCAAACTGCAGTAATGGAGGCGAAAGCTTTCATTCAGGCTATGCCCTTTGAACAGTATTCACTCTCCCCGGAAGAGGAAAGAGGCATTTGGGTACATATCAATTCCCGGATTTCAGTAGCTGAAGAAGCGCCAACTGCAAGCAGATCATGGTATTTACACCGTTTGTACCGCTATGCAGCCTTTTTGCTATTTCCCCTGATGGCTGGACTACTGTACTTTGTATCCCTTTCAGCTCATGAAACGCTTAGCACCAGTTACGGAGAAAAACGAATGATATCGCTGCCGGATGGCTCTTTGGTAACCCTGAATGCCAACAGCACGCTAAAGTTCCATAATAACTGGGAGAGCCAATCAGTACGGGAAGTATGGCTAAGAGGAGAGGCTTTTTTTGAAGTACAGAAAGTAAATCATCCACAGCAAGCAAAACCGGATACCAGGGTGAAGTTTGTAGTACACACTCCGCAGGTGGAGGTGGAGGTACTCGGCACTGAATTCAATGTGAAGCAGCGTCGGCAAAGCACGGAAGTGGTATTGAATTCCGGAAAGATACTCCTTAAAAGAGAGCAAAAGACCATTGCCCTATTGCCAGGCGAATTGGCTCGGGTTTCGGATACCTCAGCTTTCCTGTCCAAAGAGTTGGTGAACGTGGAAGTATATGATGCCTGGAAAAGCAACCAGTTTGTGTTTGACAATTCCAGCTTACAGGAAGTAGCGCAAATGCTGCGGGACACCTACGGGTATGAAGTAGAGATAAGCCCCGATGTACAGGATAGGAAGATCAGTTCTACAGCCCCTGTGTTTACCAAATATATCCCTGCATTTTTGGATATGCTGGAAAAGCTATACGGGGTCAGTATAATTCAAGGCCAGAATGTCATTCTGATAGAAAAAGATGCTGCTCCATAA
- a CDS encoding ISAs1 family transposase, with protein MNWQKFFDSVPDFRINRRKKHQLVDILVIALCAIVSGADDFEEIEAYGKRKESFLKGFLDLPNGIPSHDTFNRVFKYMDKNAFGECLYSWSKELLGFIYSHITQINVDGKVLRGTAKAGFKKSGICIISAWVAEQHLVLGQEKVDTKSNEKTAIPELLKSLALEGCLVSSDAAGCQVKNADLIVEKGGDYLIAIKKDHKHIYEQITDWMDRRKIYLPVDEWVDFGSGRIERRNCYVESNLKLLDDLSAWKHLKSIVMIEAHREKNGKTTLEKRFYLSSLKASTKEFNQLVRNHWSIENQLHWKLDVIFREDSSRTKSGNAAENLTTARKLALQLLHQIKDKESIKNRRKIAGWDDHYLIRILQRLNQN; from the coding sequence ATGAATTGGCAAAAGTTTTTTGATAGTGTGCCTGATTTCAGGATAAATCGGCGTAAGAAGCACCAATTGGTGGATATTTTAGTGATAGCCTTATGTGCTATTGTAAGCGGGGCTGACGATTTTGAAGAGATTGAGGCTTATGGGAAACGTAAGGAGTCATTCTTAAAGGGGTTTTTAGATTTACCCAATGGTATTCCATCTCATGACACTTTTAATCGGGTGTTCAAATACATGGACAAAAATGCCTTTGGTGAATGTTTGTATAGTTGGTCTAAAGAATTGTTGGGGTTTATTTACAGTCATATCACCCAAATAAATGTGGATGGTAAAGTGCTCCGAGGTACGGCCAAGGCAGGGTTCAAGAAAAGTGGCATCTGTATTATTAGTGCTTGGGTGGCTGAACAGCATCTGGTTCTAGGACAAGAGAAGGTAGATACTAAAAGTAATGAAAAAACGGCTATTCCCGAACTGTTGAAGTCCTTAGCTCTGGAAGGCTGTTTAGTGAGTAGCGATGCGGCAGGCTGTCAAGTAAAGAATGCCGACCTGATTGTTGAAAAGGGTGGAGATTATTTGATAGCCATCAAAAAAGATCATAAGCATATTTATGAGCAGATCACAGATTGGATGGATAGAAGAAAGATATATTTGCCAGTGGATGAGTGGGTAGATTTTGGCAGTGGCAGGATAGAGCGCAGAAACTGCTATGTTGAATCTAACCTTAAATTACTTGATGACTTGTCAGCATGGAAGCACCTAAAGTCAATCGTAATGATAGAAGCCCACAGAGAAAAAAATGGCAAAACGACCTTAGAGAAACGTTTCTATTTGAGTAGCCTGAAAGCCTCTACTAAAGAGTTTAACCAGTTAGTCAGAAATCACTGGAGTATCGAAAACCAGCTTCATTGGAAGTTAGATGTTATCTTCCGAGAGGACAGTAGCAGAACTAAATCGGGGAATGCGGCCGAAAATTTGACTACCGCCCGTAAGCTAGCCTTGCAACTTCTTCATCAGATCAAAGATAAAGAAAGTATTAAGAACAGAAGGAAAATAGCAGGGTGGGATGACCATTACCTAATTCGAATCCTCCAGAGATTAAATCAAAATTAA